The genomic segment CCCCCGCCACCAGGTGGGCGAGCGCGCCGAGCCCGGCCCCCAGGTCGCTGGAGACGGAGAGCCAGGTGTGGATGGCGGCCGCGACGCCCTGCGTGTGCAGCCAGCCGAAGCCGGTGCCGCTCACCACGGAGACCAGGAGCACCGTCGCGGCGGCGACCAGCCCAGGACCGAACGCGCCCCGCACGATCCGTCGCGCGGGCGACCCGGCGGAGGATCTCCCCACCACCACGCCGACGAACAACAGGGCCAGTCCGGCGGGGGACTTGACCATCATCGCCAGCCCGATCAGGGCCGCTCCGAGGACCCAGCGGCCGCGCAGCGCGCACACCGCGCCCGCGAGCGCGAGCCCGGCCATCAGGCCGTCGTTGTGCACGCCGCCCACCACGTGGATCAGGAGCAGGGGGTTGAGCGCCGCGAGCCGGAGCGCCCCGCTCTCGTCGGCCCCGTACTCGCGCGCCAGGCGCCGTACGGCCCACACGATCAGCAGCAGTGCCGCCACCGCGACCAGGCGCAGCACCAGGACCGCGGGGACGAGGGTGCCGCCGGTGAGCGCCGCCGCGCCCCGCGCCAGCAGCAGGAAGAAGGGGCCGTACGGGGCGGGGGTGTCGGTCCAGTGCCCGCCGACGCTCGCCGCCGCGTCGCCCGCGAAGCCCGCCGGGTCGAGGACCGAGGGGCCCTGGCTGTAGACGTCGTGGCCTTCGAGGACCATCGCTCCTTGCGCGACGTAGCTGTAGACGTCCGCGCTGTACAGGGGCGGCACCAGCAGCAGCGGCGCCACCCACCAGGCGAGCGTCACCAGCGTGTGCCGTACGGAGGCGCCGGCCCGGCCGTACGCCCACCAGGCGACGACGAGCGCGGTGAGCCCGGCGTACGCGAGGACGGTTCCGGCCGTGGTCACGGCGGGGCCCCGCTCCGTCCACCAGCCCCAGGGGTCGTGCACCGGCAGCCTGCCGGCGACCCAGCCGCCCGCGCCGATCCCCAGCGAACCGGCCAGTCCCAGCCGACGACATCCCACGACACCCAGTCCCCGCATCGGACCAACCTACCGAACGGCGGTGAACGGCCGTCCTCCCCCGTACAGCCGTCCGGGGATGCCCGCGGTGGTGGGATGCCCGCGGCGGCCTCGGGTCCGCACAAGCCGGGGCGGTGTCCGGCGGATCATGGCCGGAGACCACCTAAGCATCCGCTCAGTGGTCTCTGGTAAGAACGGAGCGCACAGCGAAGACACCACCGGACGAACGGAGCCGAACCCATGGGCGACCAGAACGCATCCGCACCCGTGTTCCCGCAGGAGGTCATCGACGAGTACGCCTCGCTCGGCATCGACCTGCCCGCCCTCTTCTCCGCCGGGCACCTCGGCGAGCGGATGGGCGTGCGGATCACCGAGGCGTCGGCGGAACGCGTCGTCGGCACCATGCCGGTCGAGGGCAACACCCAGCCCTACGGCCTCCTGCACGGCGGGGCGTCCGCGGTGCTCGCCGAGACCCTCGGCTCCGTCGGCTCCATGCTCCACGGCGG from the Streptomyces sp. NBC_01335 genome contains:
- the mptB gene encoding polyprenol phosphomannose-dependent alpha 1,6 mannosyltransferase MptB, which produces MRGLGVVGCRRLGLAGSLGIGAGGWVAGRLPVHDPWGWWTERGPAVTTAGTVLAYAGLTALVVAWWAYGRAGASVRHTLVTLAWWVAPLLLVPPLYSADVYSYVAQGAMVLEGHDVYSQGPSVLDPAGFAGDAAASVGGHWTDTPAPYGPFFLLLARGAAALTGGTLVPAVLVLRLVAVAALLLIVWAVRRLAREYGADESGALRLAALNPLLLIHVVGGVHNDGLMAGLALAGAVCALRGRWVLGAALIGLAMMVKSPAGLALLFVGVVVGRSSAGSPARRIVRGAFGPGLVAAATVLLVSVVSGTGFGWLHTQGVAAAIHTWLSVSSDLGAGLGALAHLVAGADQDTVKSAVQLLGLAAAGALIGRLGWRSATGRLDPVLALGLALTALVVLSPMVQPWYVLWGVPFVAVRACRGRAGRRLAVLSAALVYETHPSGSTPAVGFAVAGAVAVAGMLLLRREAAADRTGSEGGGGIGVPGPRRAGTVRDEVRTGAAPA
- a CDS encoding PaaI family thioesterase, whose protein sequence is MGDQNASAPVFPQEVIDEYASLGIDLPALFSAGHLGERMGVRITEASAERVVGTMPVEGNTQPYGLLHGGASAVLAETLGSVGSMLHGGTGKLAVGVDLNCTHHRGARSGLVTGVATPVHRGRSTATYEIVITDDHGKRVCTARLTCLLREVPAAG